A genomic stretch from Desulfatitalea tepidiphila includes:
- the xsc gene encoding sulfoacetaldehyde acetyltransferase, translating into MPKMTPSEALVETLVAEQVDTVFGIVGSAYMDALDLFPAAGIRFVPVAHEQAACHAADGLARVTGRPQACIAQNGPGAANFVSAMTAAYWAHSPVVAITPETGTMGIGTGGFQELDQMPMFERQTVYQVRVNRPERMAELSRRAFYMAKNFNGPTQLNIPRDYFYGECQDEIYPTPLILRGPGDPAGLAKAAELLAAARFPVILSGGGVSQADALEEVTALAEYLTAPVVNSYLHNDSFPAAHPLAVGPIGYCGSKAAMRTIAKADVVLALGSRLGPFGTLPQYDMAYWPEKARIIQVDVNVAVLGLSKRVDVASCGDVKAFSVELLNRLKSVAPDRPQDAARLAEIAEENRIWNAELAQWSSSTNALMHPRRFLAELAAAIPSGSIVATDIGNNSSMCNAYLKFTGVRQHISALSWGNCGFAYGAAMGAKMGAPDKPVFAFQGDGAYGISGIQEVMTAVREKIPVIAIVANNLEWGAEKKNQIDYYGSRFVGANLRENPDYAQLAEDMGAKGFRVTDYREVVDVVREAVASGRPCVINAMIQGGAEVLAEPFRRDALKMPVRYLDKYKHLNA; encoded by the coding sequence ATGCCGAAAATGACCCCTTCAGAAGCATTGGTCGAGACGCTGGTGGCCGAACAGGTCGACACGGTCTTCGGGATCGTGGGCAGCGCTTACATGGACGCCCTGGATCTTTTCCCGGCCGCCGGGATCCGCTTCGTGCCCGTGGCCCACGAGCAGGCCGCCTGCCACGCCGCCGACGGCCTGGCGCGCGTCACCGGCCGGCCCCAAGCCTGCATCGCCCAGAACGGACCGGGGGCCGCCAACTTCGTCTCCGCCATGACGGCGGCATATTGGGCCCATTCGCCGGTGGTGGCCATCACTCCGGAGACCGGCACCATGGGCATCGGCACCGGCGGATTCCAGGAGCTGGACCAGATGCCCATGTTCGAACGCCAGACGGTCTACCAGGTGCGCGTCAATCGCCCCGAGCGCATGGCCGAACTCTCCCGCAGGGCCTTCTACATGGCCAAGAATTTCAACGGCCCTACCCAGCTCAACATTCCCCGTGATTACTTCTACGGCGAGTGCCAGGACGAGATCTACCCCACACCATTGATCCTGCGCGGTCCCGGCGATCCGGCCGGCCTGGCAAAGGCCGCCGAACTGCTGGCCGCGGCCAGGTTTCCCGTGATTCTCTCCGGCGGCGGTGTTTCCCAGGCCGATGCCCTCGAAGAGGTCACGGCCCTGGCCGAGTATCTCACCGCGCCGGTGGTCAACTCCTATCTGCACAACGACAGTTTCCCGGCCGCGCATCCGTTGGCAGTGGGTCCCATCGGCTACTGCGGTTCCAAGGCGGCCATGCGCACCATTGCCAAGGCCGACGTGGTGCTGGCCCTGGGCAGCCGCCTGGGCCCCTTCGGTACCCTGCCCCAGTACGACATGGCCTACTGGCCCGAGAAGGCCCGCATCATCCAGGTGGACGTGAATGTGGCCGTGCTCGGATTGAGCAAGCGAGTGGACGTGGCCTCGTGCGGCGACGTCAAGGCCTTTAGTGTCGAATTGTTGAATCGGCTGAAATCCGTCGCTCCCGACCGACCGCAGGATGCCGCCCGCCTGGCGGAGATCGCCGAAGAGAACCGGATCTGGAACGCCGAGTTGGCCCAATGGTCCTCATCCACCAACGCCTTGATGCACCCCCGGCGTTTCCTGGCCGAGCTGGCCGCCGCAATTCCGTCCGGTTCGATCGTGGCCACCGACATCGGCAACAACTCTTCCATGTGCAACGCCTACCTGAAATTCACCGGCGTGCGCCAGCACATCTCGGCCCTGAGCTGGGGCAACTGCGGCTTTGCCTATGGTGCGGCCATGGGCGCCAAGATGGGGGCGCCGGACAAACCGGTCTTTGCCTTCCAGGGCGACGGCGCCTATGGCATCAGCGGCATTCAGGAGGTGATGACCGCTGTGCGGGAGAAGATCCCCGTCATCGCCATCGTGGCCAACAACCTGGAGTGGGGCGCCGAGAAGAAGAACCAGATCGACTACTACGGCAGCCGCTTCGTGGGCGCCAATCTGCGCGAGAACCCGGATTACGCCCAACTGGCCGAAGACATGGGGGCCAAGGGGTTCCGGGTCACCGACTACCGCGAGGTGGTCGACGTGGTCCGGGAGGCCGTCGCCTCTGGCCGGCCCTGCGTGATCAATGCCATGATCCAGGGCGGTGCGGAGGTGCTGGCCGAGCCGTTCCGGCGGGATGCGCTCAAGATGCCGGTGCGGTATCTGGACAAGTACAAGCACCTCAACGCCTGA
- a CDS encoding 4Fe-4S binding protein, with protein sequence MTEPVYTELMNVMKKRGGEFAGMDIPEFYAMAQELFTPAEAEVNNAMPRGPFTAPDLAKQMGRPVEEIEPILEAMADKGLCVSLRMGDTTFYQSARFMPGIFEFQFMPGRSTERDKKIARLIYAYKKAHDEKSDIGKPKFPTNRVITVDRTIAANNQVHTYDQVQSFIDKHDQIAVTTCYCRHAAALRGEDTHGMPNDVCMQFGMGAQFAVERLNGRKITKAEAREVLDRAEAAGLIHMSINKADDVEFICNCDRWHCVAVTHALAKPKPGLAFSSGFEPRFDADRCVACETCIGRCPAEALQMGPDDVPVVDLDRCFGCAVCATGCPSEAISMHSRADIPAPPRDGKALKEAIKTSARL encoded by the coding sequence ATGACCGAACCCGTCTACACCGAACTGATGAATGTGATGAAAAAAAGGGGTGGGGAGTTTGCGGGAATGGACATCCCCGAATTCTACGCCATGGCTCAGGAACTGTTCACCCCGGCCGAGGCCGAGGTCAACAACGCCATGCCAAGGGGACCTTTCACAGCCCCGGACCTGGCCAAGCAGATGGGCCGGCCGGTGGAAGAGATCGAGCCGATTCTGGAGGCCATGGCCGACAAGGGGCTTTGCGTTTCGCTGCGCATGGGCGACACCACTTTTTATCAGAGCGCCCGCTTCATGCCCGGCATCTTCGAGTTTCAGTTCATGCCGGGCCGGTCAACCGAGCGGGACAAAAAGATCGCCAGGCTTATCTATGCCTATAAGAAAGCCCACGATGAAAAGTCGGATATCGGCAAGCCAAAATTTCCCACCAACCGGGTCATTACCGTCGACCGCACCATAGCGGCGAACAATCAGGTCCATACCTACGATCAGGTGCAATCCTTCATCGACAAACACGATCAGATCGCCGTGACCACCTGTTATTGCCGCCACGCCGCGGCCCTGAGAGGCGAAGACACCCACGGCATGCCCAACGATGTCTGTATGCAGTTCGGCATGGGCGCCCAGTTCGCCGTCGAACGGCTTAACGGACGCAAGATCACCAAAGCGGAGGCGCGCGAGGTACTCGATCGCGCCGAGGCGGCCGGCCTCATTCATATGAGCATCAACAAAGCCGACGACGTGGAGTTCATCTGCAACTGCGACCGCTGGCACTGTGTGGCCGTGACCCACGCCCTGGCCAAACCCAAGCCGGGACTGGCCTTCAGCAGCGGTTTTGAACCGCGCTTCGACGCGGATCGCTGCGTGGCCTGCGAAACGTGTATCGGGCGCTGCCCGGCCGAGGCGCTCCAAATGGGACCCGACGATGTTCCGGTGGTGGACCTGGACCGCTGTTTCGGATGCGCCGTCTGTGCCACCGGATGCCCGTCGGAAGCCATCAGTATGCACAGTCGGGCCGACATTCCCGCGCCGCCCAGGGATGGCAAGGCCCTGAAGGAGGCCATCAAAACCAGTGCACGACTTTAA
- a CDS encoding molybdopterin-containing oxidoreductase family protein — protein sequence MSQWHKTGCVLCAQNCGLEIRVENGRMVQVRPDKENPRSQGYACRKGLNVIYHQYPADRLTEPLKRHGKDFQPISWDQAIDEIAERLQALVDRHGPRCLAFMGFGSQGGHLEGAFGVSILRALGSQYLYTSAGQEFSGIFWVNGRMIGKQYLTPIPDEHESEMMVAWGWNGMQSHQIPRAPLVLKGFSKDPDRLLVVIDPRRSETAAIADIHLAVRPGTDALLAKAMIAIIVQEGWENQTYIRDHVAGWETVRPWFERFDARAAVAVCELDFEAVHRLCRLMTTRRWAMHPDLGIYMGRRSTLNSYMINILAAICGGFAKRGGNVIPGMVMPLGRHADDRDPKNWRTMATDMPPVAAGSFPPAVMPEEILSDHPERLRAVYVSSCNPLRAYPDTTAYERAFAQLDLLVVNDIVMSETARLAHYVLPCRTFYESWDGTFFPLTFPEVYFQLRRPIVQPPERCLEASQIFTRLADRLDLIPDIPPEVRAAASGDRMAFGARLMAWAAKEPRALAAMPFVLAKTLGEQWDSAAKAALWGILMTAPKALRENAARAGFEKTPEQGDRIFQALLDNPQGMWVGRVDPAQNMADLKTPSGKIEVVIPELADQAQALNAESEAEDLELPPEFPLILNAGRHTRFNANTLMRNPEWNRGKRACTVAVHADDAARMELSDGQQVRVTTAAGSSVGELEISDQVRPGTVLIPHGFGLLYGDETYGINVNRLTKNTHRDPLGTPLHRFVPCRVEAA from the coding sequence ATGTCCCAATGGCATAAAACCGGATGCGTCCTGTGCGCCCAGAATTGCGGGCTGGAAATTCGCGTGGAAAACGGCCGCATGGTCCAGGTACGCCCGGACAAGGAGAATCCCCGCAGCCAGGGCTATGCCTGTCGCAAGGGATTGAACGTGATCTACCATCAATACCCGGCCGACCGGTTGACCGAACCGCTCAAACGCCACGGCAAGGATTTCCAACCGATCTCCTGGGATCAGGCCATCGATGAAATCGCCGAGCGGCTGCAAGCCCTGGTGGACCGCCACGGCCCGCGCTGTCTGGCATTCATGGGTTTCGGCTCACAGGGCGGCCATTTGGAAGGCGCTTTCGGCGTGTCCATTCTGCGGGCTTTGGGTTCCCAGTATCTCTACACGTCGGCCGGCCAGGAGTTCAGTGGTATCTTCTGGGTCAACGGGCGCATGATCGGCAAGCAGTACCTCACGCCCATTCCCGATGAGCACGAATCCGAAATGATGGTGGCCTGGGGCTGGAACGGCATGCAGAGCCACCAGATTCCCCGGGCGCCCCTGGTGCTCAAGGGGTTCAGCAAGGACCCCGACCGCCTGCTGGTGGTCATCGACCCGCGCCGCAGCGAGACGGCGGCCATCGCCGATATTCACCTGGCCGTGCGCCCGGGCACCGATGCACTGTTGGCCAAAGCCATGATCGCCATCATCGTCCAGGAGGGCTGGGAAAACCAGACCTACATTCGCGATCACGTGGCTGGATGGGAGACAGTCCGCCCCTGGTTCGAACGGTTTGACGCCCGGGCCGCTGTGGCGGTGTGCGAACTGGACTTCGAGGCGGTTCACCGCCTCTGCCGCCTGATGACCACCCGGCGCTGGGCCATGCATCCGGACCTGGGCATCTATATGGGGCGGCGCAGTACCCTCAACTCTTATATGATCAATATCCTGGCCGCCATTTGCGGCGGCTTCGCCAAGCGAGGCGGCAACGTGATCCCCGGCATGGTGATGCCCCTGGGCCGTCACGCCGACGACCGCGACCCCAAAAATTGGCGCACCATGGCCACCGACATGCCGCCGGTAGCGGCCGGTTCCTTCCCGCCCGCGGTCATGCCCGAGGAGATTCTCAGCGACCACCCCGAACGGCTGCGGGCGGTCTATGTCAGCTCCTGCAACCCGCTGCGCGCCTATCCGGACACCACGGCCTACGAACGCGCCTTTGCCCAACTCGACTTGCTGGTGGTCAACGACATCGTCATGAGCGAAACCGCCCGTCTGGCCCATTACGTGCTGCCCTGCCGAACCTTTTACGAATCGTGGGACGGCACCTTCTTCCCGCTCACCTTTCCGGAGGTCTACTTCCAGCTCCGGCGGCCCATCGTCCAACCACCCGAGAGGTGTTTGGAGGCCTCCCAGATCTTCACCCGCCTGGCCGACCGGCTGGACCTGATTCCCGATATTCCTCCCGAGGTGCGAGCCGCGGCCAGCGGGGACCGCATGGCCTTCGGCGCCCGATTGATGGCCTGGGCGGCCAAAGAGCCCCGGGCACTTGCGGCCATGCCATTTGTTTTGGCCAAAACACTGGGTGAACAGTGGGACAGCGCGGCCAAGGCCGCACTGTGGGGGATACTGATGACGGCACCCAAGGCGTTGCGGGAGAACGCCGCCCGTGCCGGCTTCGAGAAAACCCCGGAGCAGGGAGATCGCATCTTCCAGGCGTTGCTGGACAACCCCCAGGGCATGTGGGTGGGCCGGGTCGACCCGGCGCAGAATATGGCGGACCTCAAGACCCCATCGGGAAAGATAGAGGTCGTGATCCCCGAACTGGCCGACCAGGCCCAGGCGCTGAATGCTGAAAGCGAGGCCGAAGATCTTGAACTGCCACCAGAGTTCCCCCTGATCCTCAACGCCGGCCGCCACACCCGGTTCAACGCCAATACCCTGATGCGCAACCCTGAGTGGAACAGAGGCAAACGCGCCTGCACCGTGGCGGTCCATGCGGACGATGCCGCCCGGATGGAATTAAGCGACGGCCAGCAGGTGCGGGTGACCACCGCCGCCGGCAGCTCGGTGGGCGAACTGGAGATCAGCGATCAGGTCCGGCCGGGAACGGTGCTGATTCCCCATGGCTTCGGCCTGCTCTATGGGGACGAAACCTACGGCATCAACGTCAACCGCCTGACGAAAAACACGCACCGCGATCCGCTGGGCACGCCGCTGCACCGCTTCGTGCCCTGCCGGGTAGAAGCGGCATGA
- a CDS encoding TIGR04076 family protein, with protein MHTVKCTVTSVKGFCSAGYKVGDTFYVKEAFIVEADTPKGICLHALSAMAPYLSAYARHTAPDDWINRKKEFQCPDSTNSVVFSVERIAKD; from the coding sequence ATGCACACCGTCAAATGCACGGTCACATCGGTCAAGGGATTCTGTTCGGCCGGCTACAAGGTGGGAGATACTTTTTACGTGAAGGAAGCCTTCATCGTCGAGGCCGATACCCCCAAGGGCATTTGCCTGCATGCCCTCAGCGCGATGGCGCCCTATTTGTCCGCCTATGCCCGACATACCGCCCCGGACGACTGGATCAACCGTAAAAAGGAGTTCCAATGCCCGGACAGCACTAACTCGGTGGTGTTCAGCGTCGAACGCATCGCAAAGGATTAG
- a CDS encoding molybdopterin-binding protein, with protein sequence MLKKVPLEQSIGTNLAHDITEVRPGEFKGPAFRKGHRVCEEDICHLQRLGKNHLYVVDLEADELHENEAAALLAAAIAGPGVVWRDDPREGKIEMFAENDGLVRVDTAALGALNMIDEVMCATVHTHTRIRKGELVAATRAIPLVVKREPVERATAIARSHGAIVEVLPLRPARVGLIITGDEVYHGRIRDGFEPILRGKLADLGARVQALAFLPDDAERIAEKIGEHLQAGCDLLLLTGGMSVDPDDVTRHGIRLAGADDMHYGTAVLPGAMLLVAYVGAVPIIGVPACGLHHPATALDLVLPRILAGERIGKAQLAFLGHGSLCRQCPTCSFPRCAFGITT encoded by the coding sequence ATGCTGAAAAAGGTCCCGCTGGAACAATCCATTGGCACCAACCTGGCCCATGACATCACCGAAGTGCGGCCGGGCGAGTTCAAAGGCCCGGCCTTTCGCAAGGGGCATCGGGTCTGTGAAGAAGATATCTGCCACCTGCAGCGGCTGGGCAAAAACCATCTCTATGTCGTGGATCTGGAAGCCGACGAACTCCATGAGAACGAAGCCGCCGCCCTGCTGGCCGCGGCCATCGCCGGTCCGGGCGTGGTGTGGCGGGACGATCCCAGGGAAGGCAAAATCGAGATGTTTGCCGAAAACGACGGCCTGGTCCGTGTCGATACGGCCGCCCTGGGCGCGTTGAACATGATCGACGAGGTGATGTGCGCCACCGTGCACACCCACACCCGCATCCGCAAAGGAGAACTGGTGGCCGCCACCCGGGCCATTCCGCTGGTCGTGAAACGCGAACCTGTCGAAAGGGCCACGGCCATTGCGCGCAGCCACGGTGCCATCGTGGAAGTCCTTCCATTGCGGCCGGCGCGGGTCGGGTTGATCATCACCGGTGACGAGGTCTATCACGGCCGCATCCGGGACGGGTTCGAACCCATTTTGAGAGGCAAGCTCGCCGACTTGGGCGCAAGGGTCCAAGCCTTGGCCTTTCTGCCCGACGATGCCGAGCGCATCGCCGAAAAAATCGGGGAACACCTGCAGGCCGGCTGCGATCTTTTACTGCTCACCGGCGGCATGAGCGTGGACCCGGACGATGTCACCCGCCACGGCATCCGTCTGGCCGGCGCCGATGACATGCATTACGGCACCGCCGTGCTGCCCGGCGCCATGTTGCTGGTGGCTTATGTCGGCGCCGTTCCCATTATCGGCGTGCCGGCATGCGGCCTGCACCATCCGGCGACCGCCCTGGATCTGGTTCTACCGCGCATTCTGGCCGGGGAGCGCATCGGCAAGGCCCAGCTGGCTTTTCTGGGACACGGAAGCCTCTGCCGGCAGTGTCCGACCTGCAGTTTCCCCCGCTGTGCGTTCGGCATAACCACGTAG
- a CDS encoding zinc-dependent alcohol dehydrogenase family protein, with protein MPRIVRFTQLGGPEVLQLVDEPLQAPGPGEVRIRVEAFGLNRAEAVFRQGMYFQRPKTPSRIGYEAAGIVDAVGPGVSGLAVGDRVSTIPAFSMREYGVYGESTVVPAAAVTTYPERLSAVESAASWMQYMTAYGALVAFGGLEKEDAVLITAASSSVGLAAIQIVKAAGATAIATTRGAAKRQALRDAGADHVIVTDEEDLYKRCKEITGGKGARLIFDPVSGPLLEKLAKAAAPGAIIFEYGALAMAPTPFPLFDAMRKGLTVRGYTLFEITADAEKMARARQYVYDGLASGQFKPRIDRTFTLDEVVEAHRYLESNQQIGKIVVTV; from the coding sequence ATGCCGCGTATCGTCAGATTCACGCAACTGGGAGGGCCCGAAGTCCTGCAGCTCGTCGATGAACCGTTGCAGGCGCCGGGACCGGGAGAAGTTCGCATCAGGGTCGAGGCCTTCGGTCTCAACCGCGCCGAAGCCGTGTTCCGGCAGGGCATGTATTTTCAGCGGCCCAAGACCCCATCCCGCATCGGCTACGAAGCCGCGGGTATCGTGGATGCGGTGGGGCCGGGGGTCAGCGGCCTGGCTGTCGGTGACCGGGTGAGTACGATTCCCGCCTTTTCCATGCGTGAATACGGCGTCTATGGGGAGAGCACCGTGGTGCCCGCCGCTGCCGTGACCACCTACCCGGAACGGCTCTCGGCCGTCGAAAGCGCGGCCAGTTGGATGCAGTATATGACCGCTTATGGCGCGCTGGTGGCGTTCGGCGGCCTCGAGAAAGAGGATGCGGTCCTGATCACCGCCGCCAGCAGCAGCGTGGGACTGGCCGCGATCCAGATCGTGAAGGCGGCCGGCGCCACGGCCATCGCCACCACCCGGGGCGCGGCCAAACGGCAGGCCCTTCGTGATGCGGGCGCCGATCATGTCATCGTCACCGACGAGGAAGATCTTTACAAGAGGTGCAAGGAGATCACCGGCGGCAAGGGCGCCCGGCTGATCTTCGATCCGGTCTCCGGGCCGCTGCTGGAAAAGCTTGCCAAGGCCGCGGCCCCCGGCGCCATCATCTTCGAATACGGTGCCCTGGCCATGGCACCGACACCGTTTCCGCTCTTCGATGCCATGCGCAAGGGGCTCACCGTGCGCGGCTACACCCTGTTCGAGATCACCGCGGACGCCGAAAAAATGGCCCGCGCCCGGCAATACGTCTACGACGGCCTGGCCAGCGGTCAATTCAAGCCGCGCATCGATCGGACGTTCACCTTGGACGAGGTAGTCGAGGCGCACCGCTACCTGGAGTCCAACCAGCAGATCGGCAAGATCGTGGTGACGGTGTAG
- a CDS encoding NAD(P)H-dependent flavin oxidoreductase, producing the protein MKTRITELFGIQHPIIQGGMHFVGFAELAAAVSNAGGLGIITALTQKTATDLAKEIARCREMTDKPFGVNLTFLPTVHAPDYPAYISAIIEGGVKIVETAGRNPQEHLPRLKAAGVKVIHKCTSVRHSLKAEAIGCDAVSVDGFECGGHPGEDDIPNMILLPRAAEELKIPFVASGGMADARSLVASLALGADGINMGTRFIATREAPVHENVKRAIVAASELDTRLVMRPLRNTERVLVNPAVERLLEKEASLGKNIKFEDIIEEVAGVYPKIMKEGKTDAGVWSCGMVAGLIHDIPSCKELIDRIMSEAEAIIRQRLTGMLG; encoded by the coding sequence ATGAAAACACGCATCACCGAGCTTTTCGGCATCCAACATCCGATCATTCAGGGCGGCATGCACTTTGTCGGGTTTGCGGAACTGGCCGCGGCCGTCTCCAATGCCGGCGGATTGGGCATCATCACCGCGTTGACCCAGAAGACCGCGACGGACCTGGCCAAAGAGATCGCGCGCTGCCGCGAGATGACCGACAAGCCGTTCGGCGTCAACCTGACCTTCCTTCCCACCGTTCACGCGCCCGACTATCCGGCCTATATCAGCGCCATCATCGAAGGGGGGGTCAAGATCGTCGAAACCGCCGGCCGCAATCCCCAGGAGCACCTGCCGCGGCTCAAGGCTGCGGGCGTCAAGGTGATCCACAAATGCACCTCTGTGCGCCACTCCCTGAAAGCCGAGGCGATCGGATGCGACGCCGTTTCGGTGGACGGGTTCGAGTGCGGCGGCCACCCCGGCGAAGACGACATTCCCAACATGATCCTGCTGCCCCGGGCGGCCGAGGAGTTGAAGATCCCCTTCGTCGCTTCCGGCGGCATGGCCGACGCACGCAGCCTGGTCGCCTCCCTGGCCCTGGGCGCGGATGGCATCAACATGGGGACCCGCTTCATCGCCACCCGAGAGGCGCCGGTGCACGAAAACGTGAAGCGCGCCATCGTGGCCGCCAGCGAACTCGACACGCGCCTGGTCATGCGGCCGCTGCGCAACACCGAGCGGGTGCTGGTCAACCCGGCCGTGGAACGGCTCCTGGAAAAAGAGGCCTCCCTCGGAAAGAACATCAAATTCGAGGACATCATCGAAGAGGTGGCCGGCGTCTATCCCAAGATCATGAAAGAGGGCAAGACCGATGCGGGCGTCTGGTCGTGCGGCATGGTGGCCGGGCTGATCCACGACATCCCCAGTTGCAAGGAACTCATCGATCGGATCATGTCCGAGGCAGAGGCGATCATCCGCCAACGCCTGACAGGGATGCTGGGTTGA
- a CDS encoding FmdE family protein, producing the protein MHDFNRLLAASAEAHGHLCPGQVVGVRMALLGCRLIGLDDPRCRDQIKKLIVYVEMDRCTADAVAFVTGVKLGRRSLKFMDYGIMAATFINLDGPRAFRVISTEEARDLAPLYAPGETNKIRQQIEAYRKMPECVLFRVQKVHVPISPYDLPGPTRSKATCARCGQVVRDGKEIIRDGEPLCKPCALGAYFQNPQATGWPEMHRSPDDDA; encoded by the coding sequence GTGCACGACTTTAATCGACTCCTGGCAGCATCTGCGGAAGCCCACGGCCATCTGTGCCCCGGCCAGGTGGTGGGGGTGCGCATGGCCCTGCTGGGCTGCCGGCTCATCGGGTTGGATGATCCCCGGTGCCGCGATCAGATCAAGAAGCTGATCGTCTATGTGGAAATGGACCGGTGCACGGCCGACGCCGTGGCCTTTGTCACCGGGGTGAAACTGGGCCGCCGCTCTCTCAAATTCATGGATTACGGCATCATGGCGGCCACCTTCATCAACCTCGATGGGCCCAGGGCCTTTCGGGTCATCTCTACCGAAGAGGCCCGCGACCTGGCGCCGCTCTATGCGCCCGGGGAAACCAACAAGATCCGCCAGCAGATCGAAGCCTACCGCAAGATGCCCGAATGCGTGCTGTTCAGGGTCCAGAAGGTGCATGTGCCGATCAGCCCCTATGATCTTCCCGGCCCCACGCGCAGCAAAGCCACCTGCGCGCGCTGTGGACAGGTGGTGCGCGATGGCAAGGAAATCATCCGGGATGGCGAACCACTTTGCAAACCGTGCGCCCTGGGTGCATACTTCCAAAACCCCCAGGCAACCGGTTGGCCGGAGATGCACCGATCGCCTGACGATGACGCTTAG
- a CDS encoding acetate/propionate family kinase translates to MNVLVFNAGSSSLKFKLIRMPGERELLRGIVERVGEVRGRARVFCAGPAGALQEHTQACSGHAEAVILALAAIDRAGEVSGAKGLSIDLLGHRIVHGRDIFAGPARIDDQAMAQLASIQELAPLHLPPALDVLRACRDRMADRPQVACFDTTFYCSMPAKSYLYAVPREWYSRYGIRRFGFHGLSHHYVTQTAADLLEMPIGELKLISAHLGNGASITAFSRGRALDTSMGFTPLEGLIMGTRAGYLDPAVLLYLQRRTDLDLAQLVELLNNESGLKAIGGCGRDLRTIMAARAEGNPDAALAVEMYVHTLRKYIGAYHFALSGAQALVFTGGIGENAREVRQLVLEGWEDLGLILDPDANHQTVDGRSGFISAPNSKVKVLVIPTDEERMIARQAYQLVVEPEAQRYGAPAVG, encoded by the coding sequence ATGAATGTTCTCGTCTTCAACGCAGGCAGCTCGTCACTCAAATTCAAGCTGATCCGCATGCCCGGCGAGCGGGAGCTGTTGCGCGGCATCGTCGAGCGGGTCGGTGAGGTCCGGGGCCGGGCCCGGGTCTTTTGCGCCGGGCCCGCCGGAGCCCTCCAGGAGCACACGCAGGCCTGTTCCGGCCACGCCGAAGCCGTGATCCTGGCCCTGGCGGCCATCGACCGGGCCGGGGAGGTTTCCGGGGCAAAAGGGCTTTCCATCGACCTTTTGGGCCACCGCATCGTGCACGGCCGCGATATCTTCGCCGGGCCCGCCCGGATCGACGACCAGGCCATGGCGCAGCTGGCGTCGATCCAGGAGCTGGCCCCCCTGCATCTGCCGCCGGCCCTGGACGTGTTGCGCGCCTGCCGGGACCGCATGGCCGACCGGCCCCAGGTCGCCTGTTTCGACACCACGTTTTACTGCAGCATGCCGGCCAAATCCTATCTCTATGCCGTGCCGCGGGAGTGGTACAGCCGCTATGGCATCCGTCGCTTCGGTTTTCACGGCCTTTCCCACCACTATGTGACCCAGACGGCCGCCGATCTGCTCGAGATGCCCATCGGCGAGCTCAAACTGATCAGCGCCCACCTGGGCAACGGGGCCAGCATCACGGCCTTTTCCCGCGGACGGGCGCTGGACACCAGCATGGGATTCACTCCCCTGGAGGGTCTGATCATGGGAACCCGGGCCGGGTATCTCGACCCCGCTGTACTGCTCTACCTGCAGCGCCGCACGGATCTGGATCTGGCCCAACTGGTGGAACTGCTCAATAACGAAAGCGGGCTCAAGGCCATCGGCGGTTGCGGCCGCGATCTGCGTACCATCATGGCCGCCCGCGCAGAGGGCAACCCGGACGCGGCCCTGGCCGTGGAGATGTACGTGCACACCCTGCGCAAATATATCGGCGCCTATCACTTCGCCCTCTCCGGGGCCCAGGCCCTGGTCTTCACCGGGGGCATCGGGGAGAACGCCCGCGAGGTGCGCCAATTGGTCCTCGAAGGGTGGGAGGACCTGGGTCTGATCCTCGACCCCGACGCCAACCACCAAACCGTGGATGGCCGGTCCGGTTTCATTTCGGCCCCGAACAGCAAGGTCAAGGTCCTGGTCATCCCAACCGACGAAGAGCGCATGATCGCCCGCCAGGCTTATCAGCTGGTCGTCGAGCCGGAGGCGCAACGCTACGGGGCTCCCGCCGTTGGTTGA